Below is a window of Impatiens glandulifera chromosome 2, dImpGla2.1, whole genome shotgun sequence DNA.
GTCTGATCGTGATTGGATGTATACGAGAAACCCTGAAAGCATGGAAGATTTTTTAAAAGGAGTGCAAGAGTTCATTTCATTTGCCACAACTCAACTCGGTTATATGGATGGTGAAAAAATAAGGTGCCCTTGCTTAAAATGTCGTATTCAAAAGTACATTAAGTCAGATTTGTGCCTTAGTCATTTGATTAAGTATGGATTCATGGCAAACTATCATACGTGGTCAGCTAATGGGGAATCTAGTCAAACCTCGAATGTATACACCTTTCGACGTAAAAGACCTTCGCTCGGTTACAATGAAAGAACAACAAATCGGTATGAGTCAATGATACATGACATGGATTCTAGTTTCCAACCAAATGTGGAAAATGAAGCATCAACCTCTTCCAAttttaacacatatattttatcagaAAGGTTTTGGAAAGCATTGAACGCGGCACATCAACCAATCTGGCCTGGTAATGATAGCGAGAGTAAACTATCTGCAACTGTGAAACATCTTAACATGAAATCCGAGAACAATTGGTCCGAACGTGCTGTCAATCAAAATCTTGACTACATTAGATCAATGTTACCCAAAGACAATTGCATGCCGGATAGTTATTATAGCATGAAGAAATTGGTTGAAGATTTGGGTTTGCCCGTGATTAGAATAGATGTATGTAGAGATGGTTGCATGCTTTTTTGGGGGGAAGATATTGATAAACAATCATGTAGCTTTTGTCATCAATCTCGATACAAAGAAAATGTTCGTAAACTGAAGCCCCACaaacaactattttatttacCACTAGCTCCCAGATTGCAAAGGTTGTACGCCTCAAATGTGACAGCACCTCACATGACATGGCATGGTCGTCATGTCAATAAACCCGAGATCATGTGTCATCCGTCAGATGGAGAGGCTTGGAAGAGGTTTGATCACCATCATCCAATATTTGCACTTGAACATAGAAATGTTCGATTAGGACTATGTTCAGATGGATTTGCTCCTTTCGGACAATATGGAAAAGCATATTCATGCTGGCCAGTTATTCTAACACCGTACAATCTACCACCGGGGATGTGCATGAAATCACCGTATATGTTTATTTCATTGATTATTCCCGGGCCAAAAAGTCCTCAAagaaaaatcgatattttcctTCAACCGTTGATAGATGAGCTAAAAATGTTATGGAATGTAGGTGTTCCTACTTATGACGTTTCTCGAGGTGACACGTTTATCATGAAGGCAATGTTGTTGTGGACGGTTAGTGATTTTCCGGCTTATGGAAtgttatcaggctggagtacacATGGAATCGATAGTTGTCCGATATGCATGAAAAATTCTAAATCCTTCCGATTGAAATACGGTCGAAAAGCTTGCTACTTTGATTGTCATAGACAATTCTTGCCATTGGAGCATCCTTACAGACATGACACTCAACA
It encodes the following:
- the LOC124928197 gene encoding uncharacterized protein LOC124928197 isoform X2 — translated: MRSDRDWMYTRNPESMEDFLKGVQEFISFATTQLGYMDGEKIRCPCLKCRIQKYIKSDLCLSHLIKYGFMANYHTWSANGESSQTSNVYTFRRKRPSLGYNERTTNRYESMIHDMDSSFQPNVENEASTSSNFNTYILSERFWKALNAAHQPIWPGNDSESKLSATVKHLNMKSENNWSERAVNQNLDYIRSMLPKDNCMPDSYYSMKKLVEDLGLPVIRIDVCRDGCMLFWGEDIDKQSCSFCHQSRYKENVRKLKPHKQLFYLPLAPRLQRLYASNVTAPHMTWHGRHVNKPEIMCHPSDGEAWKRFDHHHPIFALEHRNVRLGLCSDGFAPFGQYGKAYSCWPVILTPYNLPPGMCMKSPYMFISLIIPGPKSPQRKIDIFLQPLIDELKMLWNVGVPTYDVSRGDTFIMKAMLLWTVSDFPAYGMLSGWSTHGIDSCPICMKNSKSFRLKYGRKACYFDCHRQFLPLEHPYRHDTQHFTKNRVERTIHPHIKDGDEIWTEISHLKLVSEAPNEYPHGFGDYHKWTKRSIFWELPYWGKLLIRHNLDFMHIEKNVFENIINTVMNVKAKTKDNLNARKDMFLVCNRPELHVDPNTTSRKPNKASYSLTKTENMIICKWVKTLKFPDGYASNLSRCVDTTESRLIGFKSHDCHVFLERLLPIAFRRLLPKFVWGTLADLSNFMNDLSGRTLSSDQVDNLHSQIPVILCNLEKIFPPSFFDSMEHLLIHLPYEAKIGGPVQYRWMYPFERFLKSVKQKVKNKARIEASICNAYILEEISTFASYYFESKVSCKQRQPQRNTEGPVNITEPPISIFNYLGRGTGGSSKRFMSSQETLSAHNYVLLNCPEVDPYYRAFCDMNVGLDPDEIVCQFSSWFRSKFSGCTRQSTEYGKRSTLFHLIWS